The genomic DNA ACACTGGACGATAACCAGGGGACTGTTGAAGTTCCTGACGTCCTTGAAGACGATATGGTCGATGCATTCGAAGGTTGCCCTACCGATTCCATCAAGGTAGCTGACGAACCATTCGACGGCGATGCGTTGAAATTCGAATAGGATGTAAAAAAGACGGCGATTGTTCGCCGTCTTTTTTATGTTGTTTGAATAGAAATGAGCCTCCAGGGGAGGCTCATTTTCAATTAGGCCATGCGTCGATTTCCGAATTGCTTCGTCAGCCACTTTTGGATCCTGATGAACAGCAGTGTGAACACAGCCGCTACCAGGATTCC from Rossellomorea marisflavi includes the following:
- a CDS encoding ferredoxin; this translates as MPKYTIVDKDTCIACGACGAAAPDIYDYDDEGIAFVTLDDNQGTVEVPDVLEDDMVDAFEGCPTDSIKVADEPFDGDALKFE